ccccttaactctgcccaattctgcccaaATCCCCCTCGAATGTCCCCAAAGCCCCTGaactctgcccaattctgcccaaatccccttaactctgcccgaTTCTGCCCCAATTCCCCTCAAAcatccccaaatccccttaactctgcccaattctgcccaaatttccttttccaatccccaaatccccttaactctgcccaattctgcccaaattccccttaactctgcccaattctgccccAATTCCCCTCAAACATCCCCAAATCTtcttaactctgcccaattctgcccaaatttccttaactctgcccaattctgccccAATTCCCCTCAAAcatccccaaatccccttaactctgcccaattctgcccaaATTTCCTTAACTCTGCCCAGTTCTGCCCCAATTCCCCTCAAAcatccccaaatccccttaactctgcccaattctgccccaattcccctcaaacacccccaaatccccttaactgcccaattctgcccaaatccccttaactctgcccaattctgcccaaatccccttaactctgcccaattctgccccAATTCCCCTCAAACTTCctcaaatccccttaactctgcccaattctgcccaaATTTCCTTTTCcgacccccaaatccccttaactctgcccaattctgccccAATTCCCCTCAAAcatccccaaatccccttaactctgcccaattctgcccaaattccccttaactctgcccaattctgccccaatttccttttccaacccccaaatccccttaactctgcccaattctgcccaaatccccttaactctgcccaattcttCCCAAATCCCCCCATGCCGCCAAATCCCCTTAATTTTGCCCAATTCTGCCCAAATCCCACCCCCCGTCCCCAAATCCCCTTATATCCACCCAATTCTGCCCCAGTTCCCtttccccaccccaaacccccttaactctgcccaattctgcccaaatccccccatgcacccccaaatccccttaactccacCTCGTTCTGCCTCAGTTCCCTTcttccaccccaaacccccttaactctgcccagctctgcccgaATCCCCCCctacacccccaaatccccttaactctgcccattCTTGCCCAAAtctgcccccggtgcccccaaATCCCCATaactctgcccagctctgcccgaATCCCCCCctacacccccaaatccccttaactctgcccgtTCTTGCCCAAAtctgcccccggtgcccccaaacccccttaactctgcccagctctgcccgaATCCCCCCatacacccccaaatccccttaactctgcccattCTTGCCCAAAtctgcccccggtgcccccaaacccccttaactctgcccagctctgccccaagTCCCCTCAAAcatccccaaatccccttaactctgcccaattctgccccaattcccctcaaacacccccaaatccccttaactctgcccaattctgccccaattcccctcaaacacccccaaatccccttaactctgcccaattctgcccaaATCCCCCCATGCCGCCAAATCCCCTCAATTCTGCCCAGTCCTGCCCAAATCCCACCCCCCGTCCCCAAATCCCCTTAAATCCACCCAATTCTGCCCCAGTTCCCTTTCCCCACCCCAAagccccttaactctgcccaattctgcccaaATCTCCCTCGAAtgcccccaaatccccttaactctgcccattCTTGCCCAAAtctgcccccggtgcccccaaacccccttaactctgcccagtTCTGCCCGAATCCCCCCatacacccccaaatccccttaactctgcccattCTTGCCCAAAtctgcccccggtgcccccaaacccccttaactctgcccagctctgcccgaATCCCCCCatacacccccaaatccccttaactctgcccattCTTGCCCAAAtctgcccccggtgcccccaaATCCCCATaactctgcccagctctgcccgaATCCCCCCCctacacccccaaatccccttaactctgcccattCTTGCCCAAAtctgcccccggtgcccccaaacccccttaactctgcccagctctgcctcagTTCCCtttttccaccccaaatccccttaactctgcccaattctgcccaaATCCCCCTCCAATATCCCCAACCCCCCCTGCCGAACTCCACCCAGTTCTGCCCCaattccccttccccaccccaaatcccctgAGCTCTGCCCCTTGCTACCTtacccctccccccctccctttagcccctcccctcccttttagCCCCGCCCCTCTCCTGCTTTACCATGAGGATGCACTCCCAGGCCATCCAGCGGATGGGCAGCAGGGCCCGGCCCCGGACCCGGTAATAATCGGCGGCGTAGAGGTGCCGGCTCATGCCGAAATCGGCCACCTTGACCGTGAAGCCCTCCCCCACCAGGCAGTTGCGGGTGGCCAGGTCGCGGTGGACGAAGTTCAAGCCCGCCAGGAACCGCATCCCCGAGGCGATCTGAGCCCCCACGTGCAGCAGGGtggccaggctgggggagggggcggggcgtcAGAGGGGGCGGGGCTTAAAGGGGTGGGGCGTCGGGGGGGTGGGGCGTGGGagggtggggttggggaggggctgagggaggggtggggggaagctgggggCCCGGGGTGGAAGAGGAAGGGGTGGGGCTGAAGAGGAAGGGTGGGGccaaagaggaaggggaggggctTAAGGGGGTGGGGCGTCAGAGGGGAGGGGCTTAAGGGGGTGGGGCGTCAGAGGGGAGGGGCTTAAGGGGGTGCAGCATGGGagggtggggttggggaggggctgagggaggggtgaggggaagctGGGGGCCCGGGGTGGAAGAGGAAGGGGTGGGGCTGAAGAGGAAGGGTGGGGccaaagaggaaggggaggggctTAAGGGGGTGGGGCGCCATAGGGGAGGGGCTTAAGGGGGTGCAGCATGGGagggtggggttggggaggggctgagggaggggtggggggaagctgggggCCCGGGGTGGAAGAGGAAGGGGTGGGGCTGAAGAGGAAGGGTGGGGccaaagaggaaggggaggggctTAAGGGGGTGGGGCGTCAGAGGGGAGGGGCTTAAGGGGATGCAGCATGGGagggtggggttggggaggggctgagggaggggtggggggaagctgggggCCCGGGGTGGAAGAGGAAGGGGTGGGGCTGAAGAGGAAGGGTGGGGccaaagaggaaggggaggggctTAAGGGGTGGGGCGTCAGGGGGTGGGGCATGGGGGTGGGGTAGgggaggggctgagggggggtGGGGTAAGGAGGGAGGGCTGGTGGCCTGGGGTGGAAGAGGAAGGGGTGGGGCTTAAAGGAAGGGGTGGGGCCAAAGGGAAGGGGTGTGGCTTCTAGGCAAGGGGTGTGGCTTGTGGGAGCAGGATGTGGCTAAAGGGGGTGTGACTTATGGGCAGGGGTGTGGCTGAAGGGACAAGGGGTGTGGTTTCTGAGGGGTGTGGCTTGTGGTGAAGGGGTGGGGTTAAAGGGAAGGGTGTGGTTTAATGGGAGAGGGGTGTGGCTTCCTGGCAAGGGGCATGGCTGATGGGGAAGGGGTGGTGCTACATGGGCAAGGGGCGGGGCTACAGGAGAAGGGGTGGGGGCTTATGGAAATGGGGCGGGGCTCCCAAGAGAAGGGGTGTGGCTGAAGGGGAGAGGCGTGGCTTGCAAGAAAGGGGTGGGGCCTACAGGCAAGAGGGTGggcaaaacagcaaggggcgtggcttgtgggcagggcagagcctgtGGGTGGGGCGGAGCTTGTGGGGCAATGGGCGGGGCCAAAGGGcagtggggtggggaagggctgggctTAAAGGGGCAGGACCCTAAGGGGCTcgcagggggggagggagggaagggctcgAAGGGGCGTGGCTCGAAAGGGGGCGTGGCCTACCTGAGGGCGAGGCCGCGGGGCCCCCCCAGGAACTGGTGGAGGTCGCCGTGCTCCATGTACTCGGTGATGATGCAGAGGGGGCCGGCCCCCGCGCACACCCCCAGCAGCCGCACGATGTTGGGGTCCCGCAGGCGCCCCAGGGTCCGCGCCTCCTGCAGGAAATCCCGCCTGCGCCCCCGTCAGCCTCGCACGCCCCTCgtgaacccccccccccacacacacacacccccccccccgaccccccccccccccccatacctgGCGTTCTTGGTAGCGTCCGGGCGCAAGACCTTGACGGCGACCAGCAGGGGGCGCCCTCGGGGCAGGTCGGGGGGGCGGGAGAGGGggggcagggcctgggggtcctCAACCTCGCACAGCAGCACctgccgggggcggggcctcAGCGCGGGGCGGGGCTAAGCCATCCCGGGGGGCGGGGCTAAACACCGCGGGGGTGGGGCTAAGCCatcccgggggggcggggctaaGCCATCCCGGGGGGCGGGGCTAGGTTtccccaccggggggggggggttgaccCAAGGGGCATGGCTTCACCTTGGGGCGGGGCTTAATGAATGGGGGTGTGGTTTCAGCTTCAGGGGCGGGGCttgggtgggggtcaggggggtGGGGCTAATGGGGCAGAGGGTCTGTGGGGGTGTGGTTTATATGAGGGGTGTGGCTTCCCTGCGTAGGGAGTTTATGGAAGGGGTGGGGCTTCTATGAGGGGTGGGGCCAGTATAAAAGGGGCGGAGTTGGGACTGTGAGAGGGAGGGGCCAGCACCTGGGGCGGGGCCAATGAAAAATGGGTGGGGCTTGTGCCCACAGGGCGGGGCAGGGCATGAGTGGGAGGGGCCACATGAAATGGGGGCGTGACCATTCACAGCAGGGGTGGGGCTGAATGCATGGGGGCGGGGCCAACACTCGAGGGGCGGAGCTTGTGTTGAGGGGGTGGGGCTTACCTCTCCAAACTGCCCCTCCCCCAGCTTCTCACGGAAGCGGAGGCGCcggcgggggaaggaggggagggcggggctgggggcggggccaggggcgGGGCCAGCCACGGCATAGGCGGAGCCTCCGGTGACATCAGCCTCCGCATaggcccccgcccccccctcggGCTCTGCCGCACCTGCGGGGGAGGGGTGTCAGTGGGGGCGGGGCTAGAGTGGGAGGGGCAGGGAACCACCCAGGGGGTGGGGCTTCTCCAAGGGGGCAGGGCTTCACCAAAAGGGGAGGGGCTACAGCAGGAGGGGTGGGCACTGGAAGGGGTGGGGCTATAGCAAGAGGGGGCGGGGCTGTGGCAAGAGGAGGAGGGGCTATAACGAGGGGAGGAGCTAAAACACAGAGGGGGAGGAGTCGACCCAGGAGGGGGCAGGGCTACAGCAGGGGGGTAGGCCAAAAGAGGAGGAGCTTCAGCAAGAGGAGGTGGGGCTTCAGGAAAGGGGTGGGGCTTCAGCAAGGGAGGGGTTACACCAGCAGGAGGCGGGGCTTCACCCAAAGGGGGAGGGGCTTCCCCCAAGGGGGCAGGGCCAGTCATGGGTGAGGGTGGGGCCAAGGTGGGTTGGAGGCGGGGctccccatctccccctcccccccccccccttaccgTCTGTATTGATTGGCTTAGCCCCATCAGGTGGGGCCCGAGCGAGCCCTCCCATTGGCTGGGCGTAGGTGGCCAGCAGGAGCCGATAGGCCGGATTGGCAAGGGGTGCTGCTGCGGAGGGGTGGGGTCAGGTGAGGGGGTGGGGCCAGGAggctccacccccacccccccacgccccccggcCCAAGGTGTGTTCCCAATGCAGGAGGATGGGCAGGGTTGGATGGACCCTGGTGTCCGTGTGGTGGCCATGTGGTCTCCATCACCCCTCGTCCGGTggtctccatccatccatccatccatccatcccaccatatggtgtccctccatcccttcttccatccatccatccatccatccatctcttgatccatccatctctccatccatccatccatatcCCCATATGgtgtccctccatctctccatccatcccttcatccatccatctctccatccatctaCTCATCCAAGTTGTCTCCACCTATCTCCATgccatctccatccatccctttgtccttcccttcatccatccaCCCAAGTTGTCTCcacctctccatccatcccttcatccatccatccatccatatcttgatccatccatctctccatccatccatccatccatccatccatccatcacccCCGTATGTTGTCCCTCCATCCATTCTTCCATccacccatctctccatccatccatccatccatccatccatccatccatccatcacccCCGTATGGTGTCcctccatctgtccatccatcccttcatccatccatccatccatccatccatctcttgatccatccatctctccatccatccatccatcacccCCATATGgtgtccctccatctctccatccatcccttcatccatccatccatccatccatccatatcttgatccatccatctctccatccatccatccataccCCCGTATGgtgtccctccatctctccatccatcccttcatccatccatctctccatccatctaCTCATCCAAGTTGTCTCCACCTATCTCCATgccatctccatccatccctttgtccttcccttcatccatccaCCCAAGTTGTCTCcacctctccatccatcccttcatccatccatccatccatatcttgatccatccatctctccatccatccatccatccatccatccatccatcacccCCGTATGTTGTCCCTCCATCCATTCTTCCATccacccatctctccatccatccatccatccatccatccatccatccatccatcacccCCGTATGGTGTCcctccatctgtccatccatcccttcatccatccatccatccatccatccatctcttgatccatccatctctccatccatccatccatcacccCCATATGgtgtccctccatctctccatccatcccttcatccatccatccatccatccatccatatcttgatccatccatctctccatccatccatccataccCCCGTATGgtgtccctccatctctccatccatcccttcatccatccatctctccatccatctaCTCATCCAAGTTGTCTCCACCTATCCGTGCGgtctccatccatcccttcctccctcctccactcACCGGGTCCAGGAGGAGCCGGGGGCAGCGATGGCCGTGGCCGCGTCGGCTCCTGGTATTCGCCCTGGCCCGGGGGGATGCGTTCATAGCGGGGGTGTCCCCGGGCCGCCCCTGTCGCGTTGTTGATGACAATGGTGTCACCAGGCACCGAGAGCTGCACCCGCAGCTCGTCCTCTGACGGTCGGCGCTGGGCCTGTGGGCGGGACCTTTAGGTGGACTCAGATGTCTAGgtgcccagttcctcccagttgaccccaccaccctcccagacCTTGGCCACTGAACCCAGACGTCCAGgtgcccagttcctcccagttgaccccaccaccctcccagacCTTGGCCACTGAACCCAGACATCCAGGTGCCCACTTCCTCCCAGTtgaccccaccaccctcccagacCTTGGCCACTGAACCCAGACGTCCAGGtgccccagttcctcccagttgaccccaccaccctcccagacCTTGGCCACTGAACCCAGACGTCCAGGTGCCCACTTCCTCCCAGTtgaccccaccaccctcccagacCTTGGCCACTGAACCCAGATGTCCAGGTGCCCAGTTCCTCCCAGCTGACCCCACCATCCTCCCAGACCTTGGCCACTGAACCCAGACGTCCAGGtgccccagttcctcccagttgaccccaccaccctcccagacCTTGGCCACTGAACCCAGACGTCCAGGTGCCCACTTCCTCCCAGTtgaccccaccaccctcccagacCTTGGCCACTGAACCCAGATGTCCAGgtgcccagttcctcccagttgacTCCACCACCCTCCCAGACCTTGGCCACTGGACCCAGACGTCCAGGtgccccagttcctcccagttgacTCCACCACCCTCCCAGGCCTTGGCCACTGAACCCAGACGTCCAGgtgcccagttcctcccagttgaccccaccaccctcccaggcCTTGGCCACTGAACCCAGATGTCCAGgtgcccagttcctcccagttgaccccaccaccctcccagacCTTGGCCACTGAACCCAGACGTCCAGGtgccccagttcctcccagttgacCCCACCACCCTCCCGGGGCTTGGCCACTGAACCCAGACGTCCAGGTGCCCACTTCCTCCCAGTtgaccccaccaccctcccagacCTTGGCCACTGAACCCAGACGTCCAGGtgccccagttcctcccagttgacCCCACCACCCTCCCGGGGCTTGGCCACTGAACCCAGACGTCCAGGTGCCCACTTCCTCCCAGTtgaccccaccaccctcccagacCTTGGCCACTGGACCCAGACGTCCAGGtgccccagttcctcccagttgaccccaccaccctcccaggcCTTGGCCACTGAACCCAGACGTCCAGGTGCCCAGTTGAGCCCATTACCCCACTCACCTTCCCCAGTATCTTCTTCCAGTACTGCCAccagaggatgaggaagatgacGGCCAATAGGAGCAAGATGATGGCCACCAGGCAGCCAATCAGGATGGACGTGTGGCTGTGGTCGGCTTTGGCGATTggctgccctggttttggctCCCCAGGGTCTGCcgtgggaggtggtggtgggcgGGGTGCCATCCTGGCCCCGCCTGCTCAGATCCCGCCCCCCGTTAAGCCCCATCCAATTAAGCCCCGCCCCATTAAGCCCCGCCTTACTCGGGGTAGTGAGGTTGGTAGCCATGTCCACGTGCCAGGGGTCCTCAGGGATGGCCATGGCCCCCACCGAGGGGtcggggggggcggctgggggccACCCACTGGCACCCACCGCCTCCTCCACCGCATCTGCAGGGAGAAAGCCCCACGGCGCCTTAACGAGGTAGCTAACGAGGGCGGGGGCAGTGGCCGGGGGGCCCCCAACCCATTGACCAACCCACTCAAACAAACCACCTTCCCATTGGCCAACAGGCCAACCAACCGGCTCACAGGGTGGTTGACCAACCGGCTCACAGGGTGGTTGACCCCCAACCAAGCAATCACTCCACCAGCTTTGACCTCATCCAACCAACTAGTCAAGCAACCAACCAGTTAACCAGCTGGCCAACCAACCTGTCCTTCAACTCACCAACCAATCACATGACGACTCGAACATCTAACCAGTCATCCCATCATCCAACTAACTAGTCCACAGGCAACCAGCTGATCACCCTTGGACTGGTTAACCAACAGTTAACCAACTGACGATCCAATCCTGCATCCAACCAACCATCCCACCACCCAACCAGCTCAGTAGTCAACCAGCTAACCGACCAGTCTCACAACCAGCCCTTAGACTGGCCAACCAGCATCCAACCAGCCAATCTCCTCATTATCCAACCAACCTGCCCATCATCCAACCAATGACCACATCATCCAGCCAACCATCCCTTGATCCAACCATCCCTTGATCCAACCAACCATCCCATCACCCAACCAACCATCCCTTGATCCAACCAACCATCCCATCACCCAGCCAACCATCCCATCACTCAGCCAACCATCCCTTGATCCAACCAACCATCCCATCACCCAGCCAACCATCCCATCACCCAGCCAACCATCCCATCACCCAGCCAACCATCCCTTGATCCAACCATCCCATCACCCAACCAACCATCCCTTGATCCAACCATCCCATCACCCAACCAACCATCCCTTGATCCAACCATCCCATCACCCAACCAACCATCCCTTGATCCAACCCACCATCCCATCACCCAACCAACCATCCCTTGATCCAACCATCCCATCACCCAACCAACCATCCCTTGATCCAACCATCCCATCACCCAACCAACCATCCCTTGATCCAACCAACCATCCCATCACCCAGCCAACCATCCCATCACCCAGCCAACCATCCCTTGATCCAACCATCCCATCACCCAACCAACCATCCCTTGATCCAACCATCCCATCACCCAACCAACCATCCCTTGATCCAACCAACCATCCCATCACCCAACCAACCATCCCTTGATCCAATCAACCATCCCATCACCCAACCAACCATCCCTTGATCCAATCAACCATCCCATCACCCAACCAATGACCCCATCACCCAACCAACCATCTCATCACCCAACCATTGAACCCAAGAGCCAATCTGTTGGAGGAGGATGCCAAGCCCAGGTGGGTCTGGAGGCCACGTGGCATGGTAGGACTCACCTGAGAGGAAGGTGATCTCACTGAAGAGCATCCACTCCCCGGCGAAGAAGAAGTGGCACTGGATGAAGCGGGCCTGCCGCCCACCCAGGGGCACAGTGACCGAACGGGCGCTGGGGTCCTTGACGGCCCCGGCCAGGCTGTGGGTGGCCGGGGTGGGCTCCCAGGCCGTGGCCAGGGTCCTCTTGAAGCGGCACTCCACCTCCCCGAAGATGCTCACCCCCCGCGTGTGCATGTTGTTGCAATGAACCTGGGGGGGGTGTGTTTGGCCACCATCATGGGTGTTGGCCACCATCCCATGATgccctggggcagctggggggggcgggTGCTAAGCCAAACGGTCTCCAATGGGAAGTTCCAGACCCTGAGGTGGGGTTGACGTGGTGGCCCCTCATGGACCCGTGCCGTGGTCGACCAATCCCACAATTCCCAGGGCAGACCCCTTGCCCAAACCCCCATGACGCCCTGGGCCACCCATTGCCCTCACTCCCATGATCCTCTGGGGCACCCCATTGCCCACCAGCCCCCCCGATGCCCTAGGGCACCCCCTTTCGCACCCTCCCACCATGCCCCAGTCCCTCCTCCCCTGCTATCCCAGCATGCCGCGGGGCACCTGCATGGCGTGGAAGGCCCGGAGACCCTCAAACTCGAACTCCAGCTCCACGTGGGGTTGGGGACCGGGGGGTCGGCGCCATCCCACGTAGTCGTAGCCCGGCCAAAGACGTCGCTCGCGGCTCCTCATGAAGtcatccagccccagcaccccatccGCCAGCTGGCCCAGCCCCCCAAACTgcagcctggggcggggggagggggtgggcaggggacacCAGGACATCTGGGTCCCTCCAACCCCACCCACCTGGGAACCCCCCatggggcagcctggggggggtCAAGGTGCTCCCAGATGCTTgcgtcccccccatcccacccacctgggaacccccccccccccatgggatcTAGAGCACAATTTGGGAGCAATCGGGGCTGTTTGGGGGACagttggggacactgggggacacctGGGGCCAGGTGGGGCAATTTGGGGACAGTCTGAGGCTCTTTTGGGACAGTGGGTGACAGTTTGGGGCCGTCTGGGGCCAGCAGGTGACAATTTGGGGACGGTTTGGGCTATttggggacagttggggacaACAGGAAACAACTAGGGCTGTTTTGAGCCAGTGGTTGACCATCTGGGGGCACTTTGGGGtcatttggggacagtggtgggtGGTTGGGGATGATCTGGGGACAGTTGGAACCTGTTTGGAGATGTTTGGGACAGTTGGAGATGGCCAAGAACAGTCTGGGGACACTTGGGGCCAgtttggggacagctggggatgGTT
The Mycteria americana isolate JAX WOST 10 ecotype Jacksonville Zoo and Gardens unplaced genomic scaffold, USCA_MyAme_1.0 Scaffold_86, whole genome shotgun sequence DNA segment above includes these coding regions:
- the DDR1 gene encoding epithelial discoidin domain-containing receptor 1 isoform X2, whose amino-acid sequence is MGVLPLPLPLLLLAAGTQASGLQLDGHLDLGRCRFALGMEDGSIPDSRLSASSAWSDSTAARHGRLGRSDGDGAWCPAGPVFPEEEEFLEVDLGRLHVVTLVGTQGRHAGGHGREFARAYRLRYSRDRHRWLRWRDRWGTEVIGGNEDPEGVVLKDLAPPPVARALRVYPRAPRAMSVCLRLELYGCPWEAGLLSYTAPRGQVMALDPAPVVLNDSTYDGYSVGPLQFGGLGQLADGVLGLDDFMRSRERRLWPGYDYVGWRRPPGPQPHVELEFEFEGLRAFHAMQVHCNNMHTRGVSIFGEVECRFKRTLATAWEPTPATHSLAGAVKDPSARSVTVPLGGRQARFIQCHFFFAGEWMLFSEITFLSDAVEEAVGASGWPPAAPPDPSVGAMAIPEDPWHVDMATNLTTPNPGEPKPGQPIAKADHSHTSILIGCLVAIILLLLAVIFLILWWQYWKKILGKAQRRPSEDELRVQLSVPGDTIVINNATGAARGHPRYERIPPGQGEYQEPTRPRPSLPPAPPGPAPLANPAYRLLLATYAQPMGGLARAPPDGAKPINTDGAAEPEGGAGAYAEADVTGGSAYAVAGPAPGPAPSPALPSFPRRRLRFREKLGEGQFGEVLLCEVEDPQALPPLSRPPDLPRGRPLLVAVKVLRPDATKNARRDFLQEARTLGRLRDPNIVRLLGVCAGAGPLCIITEYMEHGDLHQFLGGPRGLALSLATLLHVGAQIASGMRFLAGLNFVHRDLATRNCLVGEGFTVKVADFGMSRHLYAADYYRVRGRALLPIRWMAWECILMGTFTPASDAWAFGVTLWEVLTRCREQPYGRLSDEQVIANAGHHFRAQGRQEYLPCPPGCPAALHGVMLRCWSRDAADRPSFGLLHRLLRDRTGLT
- the DDR1 gene encoding epithelial discoidin domain-containing receptor 1 isoform X1; its protein translation is MGVLPLPLPLLLLAAGTQASGLQLDGHLDLGRCRFALGMEDGSIPDSRLSASSAWSDSTAARHGRLGRSDGDGAWCPAGPVFPEEEEFLEVDLGRLHVVTLVGTQGRHAGGHGREFARAYRLRYSRDRHRWLRWRDRWGTEVIGGNEDPEGVVLKDLAPPPVARALRVYPRAPRAMSVCLRLELYGCPWEAGLLSYTAPRGQVMALDPAPVVLNDSTYDGYSVGPLQFGGLGQLADGVLGLDDFMRSRERRLWPGYDYVGWRRPPGPQPHVELEFEFEGLRAFHAMQVHCNNMHTRGVSIFGEVECRFKRTLATAWEPTPATHSLAGAVKDPSARSVTVPLGGRQARFIQCHFFFAGEWMLFSEITFLSDAVEEAVGASGWPPAAPPDPSVGAMAIPEDPWHVDMATNLTTPNPGEPKPGQPIAKADHSHTSILIGCLVAIILLLLAVIFLILWWQYWKKILGKAQRRPSEDELRVQLSVPGDTIVINNATGAARGHPRYERIPPGQGEYQEPTRPRPSLPPAPPGPAAPLANPAYRLLLATYAQPMGGLARAPPDGAKPINTDGAAEPEGGAGAYAEADVTGGSAYAVAGPAPGPAPSPALPSFPRRRLRFREKLGEGQFGEVLLCEVEDPQALPPLSRPPDLPRGRPLLVAVKVLRPDATKNARRDFLQEARTLGRLRDPNIVRLLGVCAGAGPLCIITEYMEHGDLHQFLGGPRGLALSLATLLHVGAQIASGMRFLAGLNFVHRDLATRNCLVGEGFTVKVADFGMSRHLYAADYYRVRGRALLPIRWMAWECILMGTFTPASDAWAFGVTLWEVLTRCREQPYGRLSDEQVIANAGHHFRAQGRQEYLPCPPGCPAALHGVMLRCWSRDAADRPSFGLLHRLLRDRTGLT
- the DDR1 gene encoding epithelial discoidin domain-containing receptor 1 isoform X4 encodes the protein MSVCLRLELYGCPWEAGLLSYTAPRGQVMALDPAPVVLNDSTYDGYSVGPLQFGGLGQLADGVLGLDDFMRSRERRLWPGYDYVGWRRPPGPQPHVELEFEFEGLRAFHAMQVHCNNMHTRGVSIFGEVECRFKRTLATAWEPTPATHSLAGAVKDPSARSVTVPLGGRQARFIQCHFFFAGEWMLFSEITFLSDAVEEAVGASGWPPAAPPDPSVGAMAIPEDPWHVDMATNLTTPNPGEPKPGQPIAKADHSHTSILIGCLVAIILLLLAVIFLILWWQYWKKILGKAQRRPSEDELRVQLSVPGDTIVINNATGAARGHPRYERIPPGQGEYQEPTRPRPSLPPAPPGPAAPLANPAYRLLLATYAQPMGGLARAPPDGAKPINTDGAAEPEGGAGAYAEADVTGGSAYAVAGPAPGPAPSPALPSFPRRRLRFREKLGEGQFGEVLLCEVEDPQALPPLSRPPDLPRGRPLLVAVKVLRPDATKNARRDFLQEARTLGRLRDPNIVRLLGVCAGAGPLCIITEYMEHGDLHQFLGGPRGLALSLATLLHVGAQIASGMRFLAGLNFVHRDLATRNCLVGEGFTVKVADFGMSRHLYAADYYRVRGRALLPIRWMAWECILMGTFTPASDAWAFGVTLWEVLTRCREQPYGRLSDEQVIANAGHHFRAQGRQEYLPCPPGCPAALHGVMLRCWSRDAADRPSFGLLHRLLRDRTGLT
- the DDR1 gene encoding epithelial discoidin domain-containing receptor 1 isoform X3, giving the protein MGVLPLPLPLLLLAAGTQASGLQLDGHLDLGRCRFALGMEDGSIPDSRLSASSAWSDSTAARHGRLGRSDGDGAWCPAGPVFPEEEEFLEVDLGRLHVVTLVGTQGRHAGGHGREFARAYRLRYSRDRHRWLRWRDRWGTEVIGGNEDPEGVVLKDLAPPPVARALRVYPRAPRAMSVCLRLELYGCPWEAGLLSYTAPRGQVMALDPAPVVLNDSTYDGYSVGPLQFGGLGQLADGVLGLDDFMRSRERRLWPGYDYVGWRRPPGPQPHVELEFEFEGLRAFHAMQVHCNNMHTRGVSIFGEVECRFKRTLATAWEPTPATHSLAGAVKDPSARSVTVPLGGRQARFIQCHFFFAGEWMLFSEITFLSDAVEEAVGASGWPPAAPPDPSVGAMAIPEDPWHVDMATNLTTPNPGEPKPGQPIAKADHSHTSILIGCLVAIILLLLAVIFLILWWQYWKKILGKAQRRPSEDELRVQLSVPGDTIVINNATGAARGHPRYERIPPGQGEYQEPTRPRPSLPPAPPGPAAPLANPAYRLLLATYAQPMGGLARAPPDGAKPINTDGAAEPEGGAGAYAEADVTGGSAYAVAGPAPGPAPSPALPSFPRRRLRFREKLGEGQFGEVLLCEVEDPQALPPLSRPPDLPRGRPLLVAVKVLRPDATKNARRRGPWGACGTPTSCGCWGCARGPAPSASSPSTWSTATSTSSWGGPAASPSAWPPCCTWGLRSPRGCGSWRA